In Helianthus annuus cultivar XRQ/B chromosome 3, HanXRQr2.0-SUNRISE, whole genome shotgun sequence, a single window of DNA contains:
- the LOC110932334 gene encoding uncharacterized protein LOC110932334, which produces MSSIAREIQPMIESNPDMPIQAIQSQLLRKHQLEISLHKVFRAKRIATTKIYGDYQEQYGLLRSYCDELLKANPGTTIKIDVEPCGNSASPTRQFRRVYFCFASMMRGIKMIGRPLLGVDGCFMKGPFPGQILSAVGLIPAMLAVFPNAEHIFCLRHIHENMKFKWRGDLYKNLLWSAGRKTSIPYFNKAMEEIKTTERAMYDWLNEIPFTAWSRAYFSGRAKCDMLLNNICEVFNRQIIGARDKPIITCLFIREYMTKRIVNVKKLQAKCMGPLTPHATEVFDEIKKQAAEMSVLMVDSDKKWNLTGMPCKHAIAAIWDMSRNSIDAGIPEEWVDEVYWLSTWKKVYYNVIEPINGPEMWTPSECPTTLIPPKHHTQVGRPKKKRKKAYGEKELEQEFDKGGKMTRKGSSIKCGKCENMGHNVRSCKGQGAEQSIASQESHTATQGAPVYNLDE; this is translated from the exons ATGAGTTCGATTGCCAGAGAGATCCAACCTATGATTGAAAGCAATCCAGACATGCCAATTCAAGCAATCCAAAGTCAACTGCTTCGGAAGCATCAACTTGAAATATCACTACATAAGGTCTTCAGAGCCAAAAGGATAGCAACTACGAAGATCTATGGTGATTACCAAGAACAGTATGGTCTGCTAAGGTCATACTGTGATGAACTTCTAAAAGCCAACCCAGGTACTACAATTAAAATTGATGTGGAGCCATGTGGGAACTCAGCTAGTCCTACAAGGCAGTTTCGGAGGGTTTATTTTTGTTTTGCCTCTATGATGAGAGGAATTAAGATGATTGGAAGACCATTGCTGGGTGTGGATGGTTGTTTCATGAAAGGTCCATTTCCTGGACAGATCTTGAGTGCTGTTG GTCTGATTCCTGCTATGCTAGCTGTTTTTCCTAATGCTGAGCACATATTTTGTTTGAGGCACATTCATGAGAACATGAAATTCAAGTGGCGTGGAGATCTTTACAAGAATTTGCTTTGGTCAGCCGGAAGGAAGACATCTATTCCATACTTTAACAAAGCTATGGAAGAAATTAAGACAACAGAACGAGCTATGTATGACTGGCTGAATGAGATCCCATTCACCGCTTGGTCAAGAGCATATTTTTCTGGAAGAGCTAAATGTGATATGTTGCTGAACAACATATGTGAGGTTTTTAACAGACAAATCATAGGAGCAAGGGACAAGCCGATTATCACATGCCTATTCATTAGGGAGTACATGACCAAGAGAATAGTGAATGTCAAGAAATTACAAGCAAAGTGTATGGGGCCACTCACTCCTCATGCCACTGAGGTCTTCGATGAGATCAAGAAACAGGCTGCTGAAATGTCTGTTTTAATGGTTGATTCGGACAA GAAGTGGAATTTGACAGGGATGCCTTGCAAACATGCAATTGCAGCCATATGGGATATGTCAAGGAATAGCATTGATGCTGGCATACCAGAAGAGTGGGTGGATGAAGTGTATTGGCTGTCAACATGGAAGAAAGTTTATTACAATGTCATAGAGCCAATCAACGGGCCAGAGATGTGGACTCCTTCAGAGTGTCCAACAACACTCATCCCACCAAAGCATCATACACAAGTTGGAAGGccaaagaagaaaagaaagaaggcaTATGGTGAAAAAGAGCTTGAGCAGGAGTTCGACAAAGGAGGTAAAATGACCAGAAAGGGTAGTAGCATCAAGTGTGGTAAATGTGAGAATATGGGTCACAATGTCAGGAGCTGCAAAGGACAAGGGGCTGAACAATCCATTGCTTCACAGGAATCACACACTGCCACTCAAGGTGCACCAGTTTACAATCTTGATGAGTGA